From a single Planctomycetia bacterium genomic region:
- the prpB gene encoding methylisocitrate lyase, with translation MAQDSAGHMLRELARESTVQIPGAFNALVAKMIEAAGFDAMYLSGAAFSAGQLALPDVGLFTLTELVEQTRRLCDATDIPLIVDADTGFGEAINVERTIRELEAAGAAGIQLEDQRLPKRCGHLSGKTLVTVEEMCTKLRAASAARYDEDTVIIARTDARGVDGLDAALARAREYLEAGADWIFPEALATKDEFERFAREIDAPLVANMTEFGRSPLLTLEELADLGYAAVLYPVSLMRVAMKAVEAALDTIAADGSQRELLDLMQTREELYDLLDYDGLEERDRSYGDASAD, from the coding sequence GTGGCACAAGATTCCGCTGGTCACATGTTGCGCGAGTTGGCGCGGGAGTCGACGGTCCAGATTCCCGGCGCGTTTAACGCGCTGGTGGCCAAGATGATCGAGGCCGCCGGATTCGACGCGATGTACCTCTCGGGGGCTGCATTCTCCGCCGGACAACTTGCGCTCCCGGACGTGGGGTTGTTCACGCTCACGGAACTGGTCGAGCAAACCCGGCGCTTGTGCGACGCCACGGATATCCCGTTGATCGTCGACGCCGACACGGGTTTTGGCGAGGCCATCAATGTCGAGCGCACCATCCGCGAACTGGAAGCGGCCGGCGCGGCCGGGATTCAACTCGAAGACCAGCGTTTGCCCAAGCGCTGCGGGCACTTGTCCGGCAAAACGCTGGTCACGGTCGAGGAGATGTGTACTAAACTCCGCGCCGCCAGCGCCGCGCGGTACGACGAAGACACGGTGATCATCGCCCGCACCGATGCCCGGGGCGTGGACGGTCTCGACGCCGCGTTGGCCCGCGCGCGGGAGTATCTGGAAGCCGGCGCGGATTGGATTTTTCCCGAGGCGCTGGCGACGAAGGATGAATTCGAGCGCTTCGCGCGCGAGATCGACGCGCCGCTCGTGGCCAACATGACCGAGTTCGGCCGCAGCCCGCTGTTGACGCTGGAAGAACTGGCCGACCTGGGTTACGCCGCGGTGCTGTACCCGGTCTCGCTGATGCGCGTGGCGATGAAAGCGGTCGAAGCGGCGCTCGATACGATCGCCGCCGACGGCAGCCAGCGCGAATTGCTGGACTTGATGCAAACCCGCGAAGAGCTGTACGACTTGCTCGACTACGACGGGCTCGAGGAACGGGATCGTTCGTATGGTGACGCGTCAGCGGACTAG
- a CDS encoding DUF6798 domain-containing protein, with the protein MSTPVANASLDLAPAPRRQIWLEIALILLVFYLNSGWQVPDNNEAHYLGKARHYWDPTFCAGDAFFESAHTHQVFYALLGWWTLYLPLPAVAWIGRLLTWGLMAVGWQRLSWRLVARPWWSVFSAALMIALQERCQVAGEWLVGGFEAKGIAYALVFFGLDAAMAGKWRAVWLWLGAASAWHVLVGGWSVLALLPAWWLEYRAGKAPGIRALMAPLAIGGLLALPALIPALELTMGAAPEIVDEANRIYVFERLPHHLSPATFPPRGVAILGLLLLATGVISRAMPASVATRTLWRFALASAAIWVTGWLIAKLGGFTPDRGAWLLKYYWFRLADVAIPIGGALAAIGYLNYALRSSPNWGRAWLTAAACYAAFHVADFGIQTHTLGYPRADRPGKVLDAEAWREVCEWIAENTPRDAKFITPRQNQSFKWYAERPEVVTWKDVPQDARSIVRWNELLTEVYGHPDDTWSWDAMMLLMDWEELCAFGKRLNADYLILESDGAYVLRYKGVHDSRIVLGEEYVDTQGVYFVYKLSPESVLRRLPPGPPSE; encoded by the coding sequence ATGTCCACGCCAGTAGCCAACGCCTCGCTCGATCTCGCTCCGGCCCCGCGCCGTCAGATTTGGCTGGAGATTGCGCTCATCCTGCTGGTGTTCTATCTCAATTCCGGCTGGCAAGTTCCGGACAACAACGAGGCCCATTATCTCGGCAAGGCCCGGCATTACTGGGATCCGACTTTTTGCGCCGGCGACGCCTTTTTCGAGTCGGCCCATACCCATCAGGTATTTTATGCGCTGCTAGGTTGGTGGACGCTCTACCTGCCCCTTCCGGCCGTGGCTTGGATCGGACGCTTGTTGACCTGGGGGCTGATGGCCGTCGGGTGGCAGCGATTGAGTTGGCGACTCGTGGCGCGGCCGTGGTGGTCGGTGTTTTCCGCCGCGTTGATGATCGCCTTACAGGAACGTTGCCAGGTGGCCGGCGAATGGCTGGTCGGCGGCTTCGAAGCCAAAGGGATCGCCTACGCCCTCGTCTTCTTCGGACTCGACGCCGCAATGGCCGGCAAATGGCGCGCGGTCTGGCTCTGGCTCGGCGCAGCCTCTGCCTGGCATGTGCTCGTCGGCGGCTGGTCGGTCCTCGCCTTGCTGCCGGCGTGGTGGCTGGAATATCGCGCCGGCAAGGCCCCAGGCATTCGCGCCTTGATGGCGCCGCTCGCGATTGGTGGCCTTTTGGCATTGCCGGCGCTCATCCCGGCGCTCGAATTGACGATGGGCGCCGCGCCGGAAATCGTTGACGAAGCGAATCGCATCTACGTCTTTGAACGACTGCCACATCACCTCAGTCCGGCCACGTTTCCGCCGCGCGGCGTGGCGATCTTGGGCCTGCTGCTCCTGGCGACCGGCGTGATCAGCCGCGCGATGCCCGCCTCCGTAGCGACGCGCACGCTGTGGCGGTTCGCGCTCGCGTCCGCGGCAATTTGGGTGACAGGTTGGTTGATTGCGAAGCTGGGCGGCTTCACGCCGGATCGCGGTGCGTGGCTGCTCAAGTATTACTGGTTCCGCCTGGCCGATGTGGCGATTCCCATCGGCGGCGCGTTGGCGGCCATCGGCTATCTGAACTATGCATTGCGCTCTTCGCCGAATTGGGGCCGGGCCTGGCTGACAGCAGCGGCCTGCTACGCGGCGTTTCATGTCGCCGATTTCGGGATTCAAACGCACACGCTGGGATATCCCCGAGCAGATCGCCCCGGCAAAGTCCTCGACGCCGAGGCCTGGCGGGAAGTCTGCGAGTGGATCGCCGAGAACACGCCCCGCGACGCCAAATTCATCACGCCGCGGCAGAATCAATCGTTCAAGTGGTACGCGGAACGGCCAGAAGTGGTGACGTGGAAGGATGTCCCGCAGGACGCGAGGTCAATTGTACGGTGGAATGAATTGCTCACCGAAGTCTACGGCCATCCCGACGACACTTGGAGCTGGGATGCAATGATGCTCCTCATGGACTGGGAGGAACTTTGCGCCTTTGGTAAGCGATTGAATGCCGACTACCTCATCCTGGAAAGCGATGGCGCGTACGTGCTTCGCTACAAGGGCGTCCACGATTCTCGTATTGTCCTTGGCGAAGAATACGTCGATACTCAGGGCGTTTACTTCGTGTACAAATTATCACCGGAAAGCGTATTGCGCCGATTGCCGCCCGGGCCGCCCTCAGAATGA